Genomic segment of Hirundo rustica isolate bHirRus1 chromosome 6, bHirRus1.pri.v3, whole genome shotgun sequence:
ACTAAACACTCAGGGAAAGACTGAGTTGGTGTTCTGGAGGGAGGAGCTGAATCATCCTTCGgggcagagaaagagaaatctttGCCGTTTTGGGTCACTAaagtgaggaggagcaggactTACCAAGGCGCTGACGCGTCCCGCTCTGCCTCGGGATCCTGCCAGTGGAAGGAGCATCCCCGGAGGctgacacagcccagcccagcccagtgctggatgcagaaggaaagagcCACCTGGTCATACAGGGTCAGCTTGGTGTCTTGCAAGTCCAGGTCAGTGAAATGACCCAAGGCACTTTGTGCGAAGCTCTTGTCGTTCATCTCGAACAAGAAGTGGAAAGTGTCCATCTCTGAAACCTTCAGTGCTTGGCCAGGGAGGGAGAGGCTTCTGTGCCTCCCTTGAAgccactccagcagctcttccctggctCGTGGTGAAATTCTGCACCCAATGGTTTTGTCCATGTACTCTATGGATTTCTGGCTGGCCAGACCAAAGAGGAATCTCACTGTTACGTTCAAATCCTTTCTGGACTTGTTGTAGCtttctaataatttatttacatCCTTCTCAAGCCTCCCCAAGCTGTTGACCATTTCCCCATCATCCTCCAGAACGTAAAACATTGCTGCAAAAAACTCCTGGAGGTGCAGGTGAGTGAAGGCATAGACACTCCCATggtcctctccttcccctgggaTCCTTTCATTGAGGAAGAAGGGGAGAAGACCTGGCTGGTCCAAGCCACGGTCCTTGATTTCCTTCTCCTCAAAGAGGACCTTGTGCTTCCAGATACCCTCGGCAGCCAAGGAGCAAAGCTGGAGTAGGAACTGCTGGAGGACCTGTGGGTTGTCCCTGTATCTGTGCTTCAGTAACTGGGAGAGGTAGAACATCACCATCCCTGTGGTGGTTTTGGAGTACTCAAGGAGGTTTTTCTTCCCACAAAGCTCTTGTTCAAGGACGGTGCAGATGGTCCAGCTCATGACAGGGATGACACACAAGCTATAGAGGATCTCGTTGCCTCTGGCAAACCTGAAGGCCATGTCTGCTCTCTTGGGGTTCTCAAAATACCTGCGGAAATActcctccctcctggctgccgAAAATCCCAGTATCTCCACGTAATACTCACCCTTCAGGCACCGCCTCAGGCTTCCAAGAGCCGTTGGCCTCATGGTGATGAGCAAAGAGGCTTCGGGGAGCACTGTCTTCCTCAACAAACTCATCAGGGTGAGCTCCAGCGGCTTCACCTCCCTGGGgtcagagctcagctctgcttcgGGCTGAACCAAGGAAAACCCCAGGGCCTCAAAGCCATCAAAAATGAACAGGATCCTCTTCTGGTCATCCAGGATCTTCCCAGCCGGCACTCGCAGGCCAGGACAGCACTGTGAAACCAGGTCAGCCACGCTGGCTTCCATGGGCAGGACGATGGCTTTGCAGTCAACGCAGAAGACAAAGTCAAACTGCGCGTGGAGCGTCCCTTCTCTCCACTCCACCATCACCTTCCTGACCATCGTTGTCTTCCCCATCCCCGGGGCCCCCACCAGCACCACGACCTGCGGGGTTTGCCCGTCTCTGCCAGGTTCAAACAGCGCGCTGGTGGtgctggcggcggcggcggctgctccgctgctggtgctgccacatccctggcCGGTTCCCACGGCTCCATCCTTGGCTCCGTGCTTGCTCCCAGGCTCCCTGGAGATGGTCAGCGTGGTGAAGCGGCTGTGGAAGGACGGGCTCTCCCTGGGCCAGGTGCCCAGCTCCCCGTCCTGCTGGGACTCCCG
This window contains:
- the LOC120753698 gene encoding NACHT, LRR and PYD domains-containing protein 3-like, whose product is MVRESQQDGELGTWPRESPSFHSRFTTLTISREPGSKHGAKDGAVGTGQGCGSTSSGAAAAAASTTSALFEPGRDGQTPQVVVLVGAPGMGKTTMVRKVMVEWREGTLHAQFDFVFCVDCKAIVLPMEASVADLVSQCCPGLRVPAGKILDDQKRILFIFDGFEALGFSLVQPEAELSSDPREVKPLELTLMSLLRKTVLPEASLLITMRPTALGSLRRCLKGEYYVEILGFSAARREEYFRRYFENPKRADMAFRFARGNEILYSLCVIPVMSWTICTVLEQELCGKKNLLEYSKTTTGMVMFYLSQLLKHRYRDNPQVLQQFLLQLCSLAAEGIWKHKVLFEEKEIKDRGLDQPGLLPFFLNERIPGEGEDHGSVYAFTHLHLQEFFAAMFYVLEDDGEMVNSLGRLEKDVNKLLESYNKSRKDLNVTVRFLFGLASQKSIEYMDKTIGCRISPRAREELLEWLQGRHRSLSLPGQALKVSEMDTFHFLFEMNDKSFAQSALGHFTDLDLQDTKLTLYDQVALSFCIQHWAGLGCVSLRGCSFHWQDPEAERDASAPCSGVSGAGGHPNALIVRQREELPCPIHLLCRALRHRDSALQVLRLQWCRLSEGCCAELAALLAEHPGLAHLELGDSSLGDGSVRLLCEGLRTPGCRLRILRLRYSRITSACCEDLAAVLSTNTYLEELDLSFSEGLRDAGVELLCEGLQHCACPLQTLRLGSCRLSGACCPGLAAQLLQGPRLACLDLSDNELGAQGVLQLCQQLRHPSCPLRSLGLSTDGFSQALLQELDALRALQPALKIGNLLEHEVPQAGAMARLPCHRGLLPGGSKALPSSRRPALLQEKVQSHSQPSSQGCQWL